AAAGCCATTAAAATGTAATCAACTTCAGATGAAATCTTCATCGTCTTGGAAAAATCGGCCATCCTCGTCTTCTTATAGGAATCCTAAATTTTTCGGAGGTAACTAAAGTTCAagagaaatcattttttaatcaaataatttcagcgaATCCCTATCAAGTATCCGATTTGGGTGCATGTCAAAGtgagttttcactttttttggaaacaatttaTTCACAATCAGCTCTTACAATTTGTAACAtcacagaaaaattataataattttttttaggttaCGGTAACCAATCGCACCAACCTACTGTGTACGATGTAACTTACATTGAAAATCTGCGAAAACGATTCAACAGTCAACAGGATGAGCGGAGAAGTGtcagaaataatgaaaaattgggaagCGAGACACGGCATATTCACAGAAGACTAAAAGAGTACgattttgaaccaaaaattaaattattcaatttcagaaatcattAAGCAAAcaatcgtgtcgagaccgggtacagtATCTTCGGCACAaacattgcaaattttcacGTCTGGATAatataaatctttaaaatctccctttttcagaaatactcAGCCATGTGATCTGAGTACTCTCACCTGTCTTGTCGGATGCTGTGGAAGATCATTCGAACGAATCGAGGTGCTAGCATTCCACGTGTCATATGCTCATCAAGATGTAATGTCTGCTGAATCAAACAATTTGACATGCTTGTTGTGTGGAAAGAAATGGACGACCGTTCGAGTATGCTATTATCAATtgcttcttctgaaaaataatactttcagagaaaaataatgCACCTTTCACTTGCACATCGAGAAATCGGCGAAGAGCATAACAGTCAGTGTATGCTTCAAGTGGAATCGGTTATTGCTCCAAATGCACCAAAGGCTCGGAGATTGGTAAAGGCTAGGATGGCTTATGATGATAATAGGTTGGTTTTTGACTCgattataatttatttttaaattttcaaaatctttcagACCGCCTGGTGACCCTAAATATGATGGATTGGATCCCTTCTTGGA
The nucleotide sequence above comes from Caenorhabditis elegans chromosome III. Encoded proteins:
- the R144.3 gene encoding C2H2-type domain-containing protein (Partially confirmed by transcript evidence); the encoded protein is MKSSSSWKNRPSSSSYRNPKFFGANPYQVSDLGACQSYGNQSHQPTVYDVTYIENLRKRFNSQQDERRSVRNNEKLGSETRHIHRRLKENTQPCDLSTLTCLVGCCGRSFERIEVLAFHVSYAHQDVMSAESNNLTCLLCGKKWTTVRRKIMHLSLAHREIGEEHNSQCMLQVESVIAPNAPKARRLVKARMAYDDNRPPGDPKYDGLDPFLESDNPEDDEYTYDT
- the R144.3 gene encoding C2H2-type domain-containing protein (Confirmed by transcript evidence) translates to MKSSSSWKNRPSSSSYRNPKFFGANPYQVSDLGACQSYGNQSHQPTVYDVTYIENLRKRFNSQQDERRSVRNNEKLGSETRHIHRRLKENTQPCDLSTLTCLVGCCGRSFERIEVLAFHVSYAHQDVMSAESNNLTCLLCGKKWTTRKIMHLSLAHREIGEEHNSQCMLQVESVIAPNAPKARRLVKARMAYDDNRPPGDPKYDGLDPFLESDNPEDDEYTYDT